The DNA region CCGCAGCATCCACAGGATCTCGATACGGTCACTCGCGGATGACGAAGTGCGGTCCTGAAGAAGCACGGGCACCGCAATCCACGGCCCCTCCTGTTCGCCCGGGCTGATGTCCGCATCAGGCATCCACCCTCCCTCTCAATTTTCCTCAATTCCCGCAACGCCGTTCCTTGCCATGACCTTCGCCAGCCTACCACCTGCAGACCGCTGGGCCGTGCTCGACCGCGAGCTACCCCGGTTAATCGCGAATCATGTGACTGCTGCCGCCGTCGATCCCTCGGATGAGATCTGCGTCGCAGAGATCGCTGCCAAGCATGGCATCGGCGAGCGCGCCATGGTCACCCGCCTGCAGGACCTCGGCGGTAAGCCCTACCAGATCGGCAAGGGCTGGTTCATCCGCCGCAAGTCCTACGTCACCGTTCTTGAATCCGCCGAGCGCTCCCGCGGCTAATCCACCGTCGCCCTTTCACTTTCACCATCACCGTTTGAAAACCTATGAATGCTCCAGCATCCCAGCCCCATGCATCCGCCGGCAAGGCCGCGGAACTTGCCGAAGCTCCCGCCACCCCCGAGCCCTTTACCCCGGGGGGCTTCGCCTACTTTCACGAGATCCCCGTCTCGGAGGAGCTCTACGCCCTCATCCAAGACCGCAGCTTGGAATATGAAGTGCCGGTCGAAGCGATGGCGGGCCTCCTGGTCAGCTTCGGAAATCAACTCGTTTTCAACGAGAACGCCGCGGACACCGTCCCGATCTCGAACTTGAGCACGAGCCGCTTCACCAGTGGGGGCATGATCTGGAAGGCTCTCGGGCTGAAACAGCAGCACACCCCTTTCCTCGTCCCCGCAGCCCTCTCCCAGAATGATATGTACAACATCTGGACGGGTTCGAGGGCGGTGGGCTCCACCGCGGAGGAATGGGCGGGCCGTCTCGCCGTCATTGGTAGTGAGGTCCTCGGGAATGCAGATTTCCTGCGCGTTTACGTATCCGTCGGCGGCCTCATCGGCAGGCTTGCGGATGGCTACCACGGCCGCCTGCTCTCGGACTCTTACGGGAACCGATTCGACGCAGACGAGCCCGGCACCTACCGACACATCAAGCTCGATCCGAAGGTGGCACAGCGCGCCGCCGCTGCGGCCGCCTCCCGCGGTTTGAGCGTGGAGGCCTACATGGCGGAACTCGTCGCGAAGGGGAAGCTCAAGCCCGAGGCGCCGAAGCGCCGGAAAGCTGCGCCAAAAGCCTTCAAGGCCTTCGCCAAGAAGCTCGCCGCGGAGGCAGAGGCCACGGATCAGGAAGCCAATGCGCGCCTCGGCATCGAGCCTCAGGCGGCGAGGAAGCGCCCCTCCCGCAAGCGCGCCCCCGCCCGCCATTAGCTCCGGCGTTTCGCGTGGAACGCCCCGCCCCCCCCCCCGCCGCATTCATCGTCTCACCCTTCGTCCTCCCTCTTTGATCGCCCACTGCATCGCCCTAGCCCGTGGAATATCTCAATCTCGAAACTCACGTTTTCCGCTCTCCTGAATTCATCGGCGCGGATCCTGCCCAGCGCGGCACTTGGATCGCTCTCCTCGGCTGGTGCGCGTCACAAGAGAACGGAGGCCGCATCGCCGCCTGCCGCGCGTGGAAGGACCGCATGTGGCAGCAGCTAGTCGGCGTCACTGCGGAGGAAGTCCTCGAGGAATCGCCCCTATGGACATGGGAAGGTGAGGATCTCGTTATCGTCCACTATCCCCTTGAGCAGGAGCTCGCCCTCCATGCCCGCCGGGAGGGCAATGCGAAGGGCGGCCGCGCCACCTCCGGGGCCAAGGCCGCCGCAGTCCGTCTCAATGGTAGCCAAGGTGGTCGACCGCCGAAGATCGCAGCCCCCTCGCCCTCTGGTGAAAACCCAAGTCAAACCCAAGAGGGGGGCCTAGCGGGAAACCCAAGTCAAACCGAAGCGCCGACCCAAGATAATCCCAACGTAAAGGAAGGTAAGGTAAAGGAAAGTAAGGGAAGGGAAACGCGCACGCGCGATGCCGATCCCCCTCCCCCCGCTTTGTCGCCGGCGGAGTTGAAACCGATCGACCGCGTGAAGGCGGAGCTCGGTGCCATGTGGCCGGAAGCACCCCGCGCTTGGACTGGCCGGGATGACCACGGCCTCTGGGACTCGCTGCCCGTCCTCGCCGAGTTCAGCCAGGACGATTGGCTCGCATGCCGCTGCTGGGTCCAGTGCCCCCAGCGCATCCGGGATCGCCCCCTGTGGCCCCGGGACCGCATCGAGTTCGTCGCGAATGCGGGGCAGGCCATCGAGACGATCCGCAAATGGTGGAGCGTCGCGGGGCGCAAGTGGTGGGGTGCCCGGCAAAGCCGCGAGCCTCCCGCTCTCATAGCCGCGCTCCCTCCCGCCTCTGCTCCGGAGCCGGACTACGACCCGGCCGCGGTGTGGGATGAAATCAAGACCGCCTCCGGCACCTCCGCCGCATGACCGCTTGCCCCGACTTCACGCCACCTCCGCTCGAGCACTCCTCCTCTCGCCCTCGATGAATCTCAAGCTGCCCCGCTCCTACAAGCCGAAGCTTCCTCCGCGGGAAGTCATACTCCTCGATTGCCTCTGCCGCCTCGATCTCGAAGGCAGCGGCATAGTGGATGCCACACCATCTACGATTTCCACCGTACTTCAGGTTTCTGTTTCGGAGGTGGAGGCGGACCTCGCGTCGCTGAATGGTCGCAAGGTTCTGCTTATGGGTTCCAAGCAGTTCGCCATATTGTCGCGAATTTCAAGGAACCTTAAACAAGAGCGGGATCGCAATCGCATCCGCAAGAAGCGGGGCGGCTCGGAGGACTGGACCTTTCACCGGCGGGTCGCCCGTGCCTTCCCTTCGCTGCGTGAGGGTTACCGCCCAGCCTCCTACAACCGGCCGGCCGTCTTCGAGTCCTTGTTGAGGGAGCACCCCCACTACCATCGCCGCCAGTGCCCTGCCGATGTCGAGATCCTCACTGAGGCCTGCTACCCCGGAGAACTTTGCACCGTCCTCACTTTCATCGCCGAGCAGCAATCCGCCAACCGCACGCCCGTCCTCCTCTACACCCGGAAGGCTATTTACGTCGGCGTCCGACGCTCTCCGAAGAGGTGATCCGCTACTGGGGATTTCCCCTGCTTGCCGCCGCGATCACCTATGGTCGGACCTGCTTTAAATCGTCCACGGAAAGCCTCCCCAGCTGGCTTGTGAAGGTCACCGTCTGACTCGCCCCCTGCTGTTGTCCCACACCCGTGATTTGGTGATCACCGGTGTCATAGACGCTGACATCACTGCCGATCCGGACCGCCAGGCGGCGTGCAGAAGGGAATACCGCGTAAGCCATTTCGTTCTGAGATCCTGAGGACCCGGGTTTGCCTAGATTCGTTGGCCACCATTCTTGACCACTGGTAATCCTGTCGTCGGGCTCAAGCCTTTCGAAAAGCGTCTCACCTCGCCCCATCGCCCCAGAGATCTGTTCGCAGATGGTGGCCACCTTCGTCTTCAGGGCGTTGTTGAACATGTCGCTGACCATGGTCATTCCCCCGCGCATCCACTGTCCGTAGCCGAGCTCCCGGGTGCTGAACTGGGCCATGGTGCCATTCCCGGCCTGCACCGCCTTGATCATGGAGATTGTGGTCTCGTGTTCGATGCCGTGCTCGTCTTGCAGGCGGCGGGCTAGATTTCTTCCGGATTCCGTAAGTTGATTCATGGCCTGAATCATTCGCATCGGTGATCGATCGCGTCCAGTTGCCTTCATCCGCGGAATGCCTGCTCAGGGTAAGTGAACGCCCCGAATCCCCGCCTCATGCTCCTCACGGATCACGGATCACCCGGCACTCTGATGCCGCATGAATCCGCGATTCCTCGCCTTCATATCCACCCTCGCCGCGGTGGCCTCGGCCATCGGCGGTGCAGACCTCGCGGGCTTTGTCAGCCTGCTTCCGGAGAATTGGGCGGCCTTCTGTGCCGTCGCGCTCCCTGTCGTCGCTGCCTTCAAGCACTTCCTCGATATCTTCGGCGACTATGCCGATGACGGGAAGCGCAACCACAGCTTCAACCCGACCTTGAAGCTCGTGCCCATCGTCATGTGGCTGACCCTCGGTGTCCTCGCTTTGCCGCTCTGCTCCTGCAGCGGCATCAGCGCCGGCCTTACCGGCCAAGCCACGGAACCCGTCGCCGTCAGGCGCGAGGGAGGCGAGCCGGTCAACGTGGTCAAGCGCGACCTAATCCTCGCCGAGTCCGGCCCGCCCGCCACCGTCTACGGCCTCTACGATGTCGGCCAGATCGCCCGCCTCACCGGCAAGGTCGTCGGCACCAAGTAAGCAAGGAGGGGGTGCGTCCCGCGCCCCTCCTTCCTCTCTCCAATCGCGGGCGAAGGTTCACGCCGCGGCCCATTACCGCCAGCGCGCGGGTTCGAGTCCCGCCCCGCCACCCCTTCTCTTTCCATGAAGGTCCTCGAAGATCAATGGCTCTCCGATGCCAAGCGCCTCAAATATCCCGCCGGGCCGGAGATGAAGATCCGCCGCTTCGGGATCGCCCACTTCACCGCGGGCGCTGCCGCGCTTTCCTCCTACAATTTCTGGCTCTCCGGTGAAGCCCGCGGTGCAGAGGCTCATGTGATCATCGATCGCGATGGCACGGTCTATCAGATCCGTCCCTTCAACCAGCGCTGCGATCACGCGGGCACCTCCACCTGGAGCGATCCCAAGACCGGCCGAGTCTTCACCGCGCTCAACTCCTGCACGATCGGGGTCGAGTTCGCCAATGCAGGCGACTCCGCCCGTGCCGATGGCACCGCCTTCACCCGCTTCAAGCTTCCCGCCGGAGTCATTCAGGCCAGGCACAAGAACGGCGGCCCGGTGAAATCGTGGGAATGCTACCCGGAGCCCCAGATCCTCGCTGGCATCGCCGTCTTCAAGGCGATCACCGCCCGCTACAATCTCGATGACCTCGTCGGCCACGAAGATATTGCCCCCAAACGCAAGGTCGATCCCGGCCCCGCCTTTCCCATGACTCGCATCCGCCTCGCCTGCGGCTTCCCCGCTTCCATCTGACCCCATGGGCCAATTTATCGACCAACTCGAGCGGCTGCTCAACATGGGCTTGGCTCCCATCGTCGGGATTCTCTTGCTCTTCTGTCTCGCCCTTGCCGGGGTGGTCGCCACGTTGGCCGCCTTCGGCTTCAAATTCTTCATGGGCGAGCGACGCCGTCACGACGCCCTGCTTGCTCAGCGGGACAAAGAGCGCAGCGAGGAGCGCGTTGTAATCGAGTGCCGCCTGTCGGCATCGGAGACTCGCCACGAAACTTGCGAGCGCGATAGGGAAACGCTCCGGGCCGAGGTCGCCACACTAGGGGAGCGGGTCACCCGGTTCACTGCTTGCCCCAAGCGGGATTGCTCCAATCGCCTCCCCTGACAGCCGCTAAGAGATAGACTTAGATCTCATTCTGCGCATACAATTCGCTAGCGGCCCGGAAAGAGCGCTGCTTCGGTGCGGGCCGTGCTCCCGCGCCGTACTTCTATCGCGTGACGATCCCTGAGGGGCTCATTTTCGAGCTCGCAGTGGTGGTGGCCGAGTCGGTGCCTGCGACTGAAGCCTACGCCGTGGCCAGTCGCTTCATCCGGGATTATGTCGCGCACGAGTGGGAGTGGCGTAGCGAGGGCCCGGCCCTCATCCGGCCTACCACCGGTCCACCGCGAATCCAAGTGCCTCCGGACGCGTTTCACTTCAGTCGCGGGGTCGTATGGTGCCTAGGTTACGATACCGTAAGCTGATGATCACATTAGTTCTTTAATCAGCGGGTCCTCGAGCAAAACGGACCGGTAGGCTGGCGAGGTCTCCGCAGCAATCCGAGCGGCCTCGATAGCGCCTTCGCGGTTCCCGCTCTGCAGCCGGTGCGCCGCCGTTTTGTGGAAGAACTTTGCGGATTCGATCTGGTCGTCCTCCCCTCCGTTCCTCACGAAGAGAGCGATGTGCCAACTGAGTTCCCAAGCTCCGAGCATGAGACAGCAGGCCAAGCGCACCCTCTGCGCTGGCATATCCCGCCCGTGTCGCTTGGTAGCGATTCGATGACATCCCAAGCATCGTGCCAGAGCCCGAGTTCGGCCAAACCTTCAGCTTCAAGGATCGCGTCCATGGGGAGGGGGTGGGGGTAAGTGGGAACAGCGGAAAAGCATCGGAGTGTGAAGCCTCGCTTTGATTCATGGGATCACGCGATGACGTCAGGGCTTCCAGACGCTGCTAGCCTGGGGTCCCTTGGTTCTTGGGGTCGGCTTCCACACTTCGCTTCAGGTCGTGGCGCTCCGGCATGACAAGCGTTCGTGCAAGGATCACGCCGGCTTCGGCTGCGGCCGCTCTTACCAAAGAAACCACCGATTCAATGGTCGCTTCGCTCTCAATGAGCGCCCAGATATTTTCACCGCCGTCCGGAGTGAACTGCCGTCGGCGCATCTGTAGCTCGAAAGCCTCGCGGCTCCTGACGGTGGTTCCCGAATCCAGTTCGGAGTAGATCAAGAAGTCCATACGGGGGAGTGGGGCTTGGGAAGTTTTGAGCCCAGTCCCCCTACCCCGGAATCGTTGGAAAGCAAGCGGGCTCCGCTTTGGCGGAGGGACCCTTCTTGGGCAACAGCGCAGGCGGCAATGGTGCCGCCGTACTGATCTGCCACGCGGCGAGAAGTCCGAATCCCAAGGCAAT from Luteolibacter rhizosphaerae includes:
- a CDS encoding N-acetylmuramoyl-L-alanine amidase; translation: MKVLEDQWLSDAKRLKYPAGPEMKIRRFGIAHFTAGAAALSSYNFWLSGEARGAEAHVIIDRDGTVYQIRPFNQRCDHAGTSTWSDPKTGRVFTALNSCTIGVEFANAGDSARADGTAFTRFKLPAGVIQARHKNGGPVKSWECYPEPQILAGIAVFKAITARYNLDDLVGHEDIAPKRKVDPGPAFPMTRIRLACGFPASI